The nucleotide sequence GCCCACCGCCTGGGCGCCAACACATTGCTCATCGGCATCACGCCGGCCGGCGGTCAGCTGCCGCAACCGTGGCGCGCTCTGATCCTGCAGGCCATCCGCCTCAAAATGGACGTCATCAGCGGTCTGCACACCATCCTGTCCGAGGATGAAGAGTTTCGTCAAGCAGCTCTTGATCACGGTGTCCGTATCACGGACTTGCGGCTGCCGCCAAAGGATCTCTCGGTGAATCGCTGTCGCAGCACTCGCTCAAAGACATTCCGCATCCACACCGTCGGCACCGACTGCAACTGCGGCAAAAAAGTGGCCGCCCTGGAAATAAACCGCAGCCTGAAAAACCGCGGCGTACGTTCGGAATTCATCGCCACAGGTCAAACCGGAATTCTGATCTCCGGCAAAGGTATTGCCATGGATCGGGTGATTGCGGATTTCATCAGCGGTGCGGCCGAACGGCTGGTTGTGGAGAACGAAGCGTTCGACTTTTTAGTGATCGAAGGCCAGGGAAGTCTGGTCCATCCCCTCTACTCCGGCGTAACCCTGGGCATGCTGCACGGATTCGCGCCCCAAGCGTTGATCCTGTGCCATCAGTACGGCCGCACGATCATGCGCGGTACAGCCGACACGCCCATGCCCTCTTTGAAAACCATGATCGATCTGTATGAAAGAATCAGCGCTCCGGTTTTTCCAGCGCGCGTGCTGGGCGTTGCGCTGAATCTGATGACCCTGACGGATGATCGCCAAGCGCTGGATGAGATCAAGCGAGTGGAGGATCAGCTGCA is from bacterium and encodes:
- a CDS encoding DUF1611 domain-containing protein — its product is MPGSDTLRRCVILTEGQTHPTPAKTAAGFLRYCPEQAVALLDSQQAGRDSGELLGVGHGVPIVADVATAHRLGANTLLIGITPAGGQLPQPWRALILQAIRLKMDVISGLHTILSEDEEFRQAALDHGVRITDLRLPPKDLSVNRCRSTRSKTFRIHTVGTDCNCGKKVAALEINRSLKNRGVRSEFIATGQTGILISGKGIAMDRVIADFISGAAERLVVENEAFDFLVIEGQGSLVHPLYSGVTLGMLHGFAPQALILCHQYGRTIMRGTADTPMPSLKTMIDLYERISAPVFPARVLGVALNLMTLTDDRQALDEIKRVEDQLQLPATDVIRFGADKLAEAALKFYQRGETHSTC